A stretch of the Planktothricoides raciborskii GIHE-MW2 genome encodes the following:
- a CDS encoding YggS family pyridoxal phosphate-dependent enzyme: MNQAIREKITNIRQNLPANVRLVAVSKYVSVEEIRAAYAAGIRDFGENKIQDMEEKKAQLPDLSDITWHLIGHLQTNKAKKALELFDWIHSVDSLALAQKLNRLAGELSRQPQILLQVKILPDPNKFGWEIEQLMQELPALNDCTNLKIRGLMVIAPLGLNEIENLDFFHQARQLSEAIAQQNWSHISMEDLSMGMSGDYPLAVQAGATIVRLGQILFR, from the coding sequence ATGAATCAAGCCATCAGAGAAAAAATTACCAACATTCGCCAAAACCTACCGGCCAACGTGCGCCTGGTTGCCGTCAGTAAATATGTCTCCGTTGAGGAAATTAGAGCCGCTTATGCCGCCGGAATTAGAGATTTTGGGGAAAATAAAATTCAAGATATGGAGGAAAAAAAAGCTCAATTACCAGATTTATCGGACATTACCTGGCATTTAATCGGTCATCTGCAAACCAATAAAGCCAAAAAAGCCTTAGAACTTTTTGACTGGATTCACTCCGTTGACAGTTTAGCTTTAGCCCAAAAATTAAACCGACTAGCGGGGGAATTATCTAGGCAGCCGCAAATACTTTTACAGGTAAAAATATTACCAGATCCGAATAAATTTGGCTGGGAAATTGAGCAACTGATGCAAGAATTACCCGCTTTAAATGATTGCACTAATTTAAAGATTAGAGGCTTAATGGTGATTGCTCCTTTGGGCTTAAATGAAATCGAAAACCTAGATTTTTTTCACCAAGCCCGTCAGTTGAGTGAAGCGATCGCGCAACAAAATTGGTCGCATATTTCTATGGAAGATTTATCAATGGGAATGTCCGGGGACTACCCCTTAGCCGTCCAAGCAGGTGCCACTATCGTCCGCTTGGGACAAATTTTATTTAGGTAG
- the proC gene encoding pyrroline-5-carboxylate reductase: MIGGGVMGEALLSRLIAQSVYAPQEVIVSDPLPQRREYLSEKYQVQVTSDNQAVALADRVLLLAIKPQVFDAVVAQLSAGDAKDQLVLSILAGVPLRKLEAAFPQQPVIRAMPNTPATVGAGITAIAPGKLVTPSHLQQGQQILQAVGDVVEVPESMMDAVTGLSGSGPGYVAIAIEALTDGGVAAGLPRAIAAKLALNTVLGTAQLLKETEMHPAELKDRVTSPGGTTIAGIAQLESAGFRSALIEAVRKAAQRSQELGS, from the coding sequence ATGATTGGCGGTGGGGTAATGGGAGAGGCGCTTTTATCCCGGTTAATCGCCCAAAGCGTCTATGCGCCTCAAGAGGTGATCGTTAGCGATCCCCTACCTCAGCGAAGAGAATATTTAAGTGAAAAATATCAGGTTCAGGTGACATCTGATAATCAGGCTGTCGCCTTGGCAGATCGGGTGCTCTTATTGGCAATTAAGCCCCAAGTATTTGATGCAGTAGTTGCCCAGTTATCTGCCGGTGATGCTAAAGACCAGTTGGTGTTGTCTATTCTCGCCGGGGTGCCTCTGCGGAAATTGGAGGCGGCATTTCCCCAACAGCCTGTGATTCGGGCAATGCCCAATACTCCGGCAACGGTGGGGGCAGGTATTACCGCGATCGCCCCTGGGAAACTGGTTACACCGTCGCACTTGCAACAAGGTCAGCAGATATTGCAAGCAGTGGGGGATGTGGTGGAAGTCCCCGAATCCATGATGGATGCAGTGACGGGGCTTTCCGGTTCTGGCCCTGGTTATGTCGCGATCGCCATTGAAGCCTTAACTGATGGCGGTGTTGCGGCTGGTTTACCAAGGGCGATCGCCGCCAAACTAGCCCTAAACACCGTATTAGGCACCGCGCAACTACTCAAAGAAACGGAAATGCACCCAGCAGAACTCAAAGATCGAGTCACCAGTCCAGGGGGAACCACCATTGCCGGAATTGCCCAACTAGAAAGCGCCGGATTTCGTTCCGCCTTAATTGAAGCCGTCCGCAAAGCCGCCCAAAGGTCTCAAGAACTCGGCAGCTAG
- the pipX gene encoding transcriptional coactivator PipX encodes MSTETYINHPNFGLLYRICLIADNQELFTTLYAQRLYFLVSNHPDGLQFQPITRNEARINVENRLRMLRRNRQMSEYQELMKVHQRNF; translated from the coding sequence ATGAGCACTGAAACTTATATCAATCATCCTAACTTTGGCCTGCTTTATCGAATTTGTCTGATTGCGGATAATCAGGAATTATTCACAACTCTCTATGCCCAACGTCTCTATTTTTTAGTCTCTAACCACCCCGATGGTTTGCAATTTCAACCCATTACCCGGAATGAGGCGCGAATTAATGTAGAAAACCGATTGCGAATGTTGCGGCGAAATCGACAAATGAGTGAATATCAAGAGCTAATGAAAGTTCATCAGCGTAATTTTTAA
- a CDS encoding cell division protein SepF: MNNLFSKLRDFVTGTPGDEYDEYYDGDAEGQGYQNLYPEQPPAPAAPADNSQTRSRLRDRTVSAVGMSSSNIGMGGADTGMNTNLKGMNNVIGMPGAANGISEVVVMEPRSFEEMPQAIQGLRERKSVVLNLTMMDPDQAQRAVDFIAGGTYALDGHQERIGESIFLFTPSCVQVSTQSGVVHDVLQHHIRSSRQPIAPTGNWNDDQMRMASQ, encoded by the coding sequence GTGAACAACCTTTTTTCTAAGTTACGAGATTTCGTCACCGGCACCCCAGGCGACGAATATGATGAATACTATGATGGAGATGCGGAGGGACAAGGCTATCAAAATTTGTACCCAGAACAACCGCCTGCCCCAGCCGCCCCAGCCGATAATAGCCAGACCCGTAGTAGACTTCGAGACAGAACAGTTAGTGCTGTTGGCATGAGTTCTTCAAATATTGGTATGGGTGGAGCAGATACAGGAATGAATACAAATTTAAAGGGGATGAATAATGTGATTGGAATGCCCGGTGCCGCTAATGGGATCAGCGAAGTTGTGGTAATGGAACCTCGCTCGTTTGAAGAAATGCCTCAAGCCATCCAAGGTTTGCGGGAACGCAAATCTGTGGTGTTGAACCTGACCATGATGGATCCCGACCAAGCCCAAAGAGCCGTCGATTTTATTGCCGGTGGAACTTATGCCCTGGATGGCCACCAAGAAAGAATTGGTGAAAGCATCTTTTTGTTTACACCGAGTTGTGTTCAAGTCAGCACTCAGTCTGGTGTTGTCCATGATGTCCTGCAACATCATATCCGCTCTTCGCGTCAGCCAATAGCGCCGACCGGAAACTGGAATGATGACCAAATGCGGATGGCTTCTCAGTAA